The Patescibacteria group bacterium DNA segment GCTTTTACTTTTTTAGCCTCAATCACTCCTTCTTTTACTAAAAGGTTATGTACAGTATCAGAGGTTCCTGCGCCGCAAGAAAGCCAATATTTGATTCTATCAGCTTTTAAAACCGTTTTTTTAGTTCTCGGATTGTAATGGCCCAAATTTTCTAAAAAATCACCAAAAGTATCTTTGGTTTTTTCATTGATGATTAAACGGTAATAAGGTTGTTTCTTTTTACCTATTCTTGCGAATCTGATGGTTAGCATAAATAGATC contains these protein-coding regions:
- the rpsP gene encoding 30S ribosomal protein S16 yields the protein MLTIRFARIGKKKQPYYRLIINEKTKDTFGDFLENLGHYNPRTKKTVLKADRIKYWLSCGAGTSDTVHNLLVKEGVIEAKKVKAWKPKKKETKDDKAVGAAEKAEKSAETQKTEENLSAKQAETAEDKNSEQAKPEEKPAEKEKSEEKEKPKEEKAG